CGACACGTTCTATGATCAATACTTTCACACCGGCATTACCAAGAGAATCAGCTACAGCAATGCCGAAGTCGACAAACTGATCGAAGAACAGCAACGCACCATGGACCAGAAAAAGCGCGTGGCGATCCTCCAGCAAGCCGGAAAGCTGATCATGGAAGATGCGCCGTTCGTGCCGCTCTATACGCTGTCGGAAATTTACGGCGTGGCGAGAAACGTGATCTGGAAAGGCACCCCGGATAACCGGATCTTGGCGGCGGAGATGAGAATACGAGGATAAAGTAAAGACAGCGAAGGTCTCACTTGTCAGAAGTCGACCTCGACAAAATCGCCTGGTGCGATGGATTCAAGATTTTCGAACAGTGCCTTAACCGGGACCCTCGTACCACGAAACAACCAGGCGCCGCTAACTCGATCCGGCTCACGCTCGACAACGGGGCAAGAGGACCAATCTAACATGGAAATAAGGTTAACGACATTTCGAGAAATCGGCAAGCTCGAACGGCAGAGCCGAGCGCCAAAGGCGTGGTTTGACAACTCCCCGATCAGGCGGTATTGCTCAAAAGTTAGTTAAATCCCGCATAAGAATTATTGATGAAAATTTAGGAGGTAAGAATCATGTCAACTGCAACGGACCGCCCCATCGCGGACGCGCTCACGGCGATCAAAAATCGCCGCTCAGTGAAGGAATATCTGCAAACCGAGATTCCTAAGGAGTGGATCGAGGAACTGCTCGACGCCGCCCACTGGGCACCGAACCACAAACTGACCCATCCCTGGCGTTTCCACGTTTTCACCGGCACCGGTCGTGAGAAGTTGGTCGCCGCCCGTCAGGCCGCCGTCAAAGCGGGCGCGGAGAAAAAGGGCATGCAGGCGAGCGAAGAGGATCTGAAATTCGCTCGCGACAAATGTTTTTCCTCCCCGGTGCTGATCATCGTCTCGATGGTAGGTGACCAAAACAAGATCACCGACCAGGAAAACTACGCGGCTTGCTGGTGCGCGATTCAGAACCTGCTGGTCGCCGCCAACGCGCGCGGTCTCGGCAGCTATCCCAGCACCGGCGCCTGGATCGACGAAAACTTCGTCGGCCCCGTTCTTGGACTTACCGAGAAAGAGCGGCCGGTCGCCTGCATCTTCTTGGGCTACTCCGAGCAGAAAACCATGGCCAAGCGCCTGCCGGCGGAGCAACACACCAAGTGGTACAGTAACTAGCGCCCAGGCCCGGCGAAGCCAAGCCCCAAGGGATTGAATAAGCCCTTCGGCCTGGTTCCGGTTCCAGACTTAGTGTGGAGAGCCCTACCAGATAGTTATCTGGTAGGGTTCTCTGTTGTTGGGGGCAAATTACATCGGCACGCCGATGCTGCGGACGGCGCAGATCGTCGAGTTATTGCTCGAGCACCAGTCGATGTCGTCTAGGGAATGTTTGGATTTGATGCTGGGCATCAGCGGCCAAATCCCTTGCCTAAAAATTCCTCGTTTCTTTCGGGCACATCTTTTCGGCCGCTCTGGCCAGCGCCAATCAAGGCGAGAGGTAATTTTTCGCGCTCTCGTCGCGAGACAAATTCGTTGAGTGCCTTTCGGATAATCTCTGAAACAGCGCAGTTCTCTCGTTTGGCGATCTCTCGAAGTCTCCTGATTACATCGACGTCAACAAATACGTTGTGCGCTTCATGGACCACTCTCCTTTGCCACCCGAGTGTGTCACATCGAGCCCCTCACTGGGACTGTGACCACTTCCCCAGGGCGATCCCGAAACTGGCTGCATGAATTCCATACTCTTTGAAATCGGCTTGAAAAGGTTGATATGCCCACAACGCCGCGTCGCGATATCGTTTTTCTCCCGTTGCTCGTGCCAGCTCGAGAAAAAATGACGCGGCGGGGCCGTTTTGTTCGATCAGCGTTAGCCGGAGTTTGAGGAAGGCTTGGCCCGGCGTGCAAATATCGTAATAGC
Above is a genomic segment from Deltaproteobacteria bacterium containing:
- a CDS encoding DUF433 domain-containing protein, giving the protein MLDWSSCPVVEREPDRVSGAWLFRGTRVPVKALFENLESIAPGDFVEVDF
- a CDS encoding nitroreductase — its product is MSTATDRPIADALTAIKNRRSVKEYLQTEIPKEWIEELLDAAHWAPNHKLTHPWRFHVFTGTGREKLVAARQAAVKAGAEKKGMQASEEDLKFARDKCFSSPVLIIVSMVGDQNKITDQENYAACWCAIQNLLVAANARGLGSYPSTGAWIDENFVGPVLGLTEKERPVACIFLGYSEQKTMAKRLPAEQHTKWYSN
- a CDS encoding ribbon-helix-helix protein, CopG family yields the protein MVHEAHNVFVDVDVIRRLREIAKRENCAVSEIIRKALNEFVSRREREKLPLALIGAGQSGRKDVPERNEEFLGKGFGR